CTTATTAAGTGTTGTTGATTATGCTTCTGCTAAAGGTGGCATTGCATCGTTTACTAAAAATGTTGCAAAAGAGTTAGTGTCAAATAATATTCAAGTAAATGCAGTTTCGCCAGTTGCGGAAACACGAATGACAGAAGACTTGTATGAATTTTACAAAGCACAATTTGGTCCAAATTATCTTGACTTTTTAGAAAAACCTTCTCCACCTCAAGCAGTTGCTCCCCTTTTTGTTTTTTTGGCATCAAAAGAATCTGATTATATTACAGGCCAAATTATTGCAGCAGATGGAGGTGTAATTTAACATCTTCAACACTCTGCCTACATCTAGTTTTATAGTGGATAATAAACATACTTGGATTTTATATACAATTTAGAAATTATTTTTAATAGCAAGTAGGGAAATCTAGTATTATAAATCAATATAAATAAATAAAGTTCAAAATTACCTTAATACTGAATTTTAAGGACCAGAATTACAAATTTAAATAATTTTATATTTTTTGTTGACAACCTCAAATAGTTATGTCATAGTTTAAATATGAAATATAATTTCATAATATGAAATATATTAATTTATTTTGAGGATAAAAATGAAGATATATGAGACATTAGAAACAATTAGGAAAAGTAAAATAATTTTAGTAATTAGGGCTGAAAACGAAGATGAATGTAATAAAATAATTAAACCAGCAATAAAAGCAGGTATTAAGGCTATTGAAATTACAATGACTGTTCCTGGTGCAGTTAATATTATAGAAAAAATGAATCATGAATATAAAAATAAGAATATAATTATTGGCGCTGGTACAGTAAATGATGCAAATATGGCAACAGCTTGCATATCAGCAGGATCAAAATTTATAGTATCACCTATATTTGACAAAGCGACAAAAACAGCATGCGATATAAATAATATTTTATATATACCAGGGGCATTTACCCCAAATGAAATATTTTCCTGTATAAAAGCAGGTATTCAATTAATTAAGATTTTTCCAGCTTCTTGGATTGGAGCAGGTAAAATAAAAGAATTAAAGGGTCCTTTCCCGCAGCTTGAATTTTTACCAACAGGTGGCGTTAATATTGATAATGTTAAAGACTGGTTTGATGTAGGGGCATTTGCCGTTGCAGTGGGTAGTGCGATAACAAAATATGCAAAAGATGGCAGTTTTGAAAAAATAGAAGAAATATCCAGGAACTTTTTAAAAATGATACAATAAAAGGGGTTTAAGATGGCAAAGAAAGTGGTGACCTTTGGTGAGGTAATGCTTAGATTAACCCCGCCAGATTATGAAAGGATTGCCCA
The window above is part of the Deferribacterota bacterium genome. Proteins encoded here:
- the eda gene encoding bifunctional 4-hydroxy-2-oxoglutarate aldolase/2-dehydro-3-deoxy-phosphogluconate aldolase: MKIYETLETIRKSKIILVIRAENEDECNKIIKPAIKAGIKAIEITMTVPGAVNIIEKMNHEYKNKNIIIGAGTVNDANMATACISAGSKFIVSPIFDKATKTACDINNILYIPGAFTPNEIFSCIKAGIQLIKIFPASWIGAGKIKELKGPFPQLEFLPTGGVNIDNVKDWFDVGAFAVAVGSAITKYAKDGSFEKIEEISRNFLKMIQ